AAAATCGTAGACCTGGACACCTTCAACAGATATGCGGTTGACACTACCGCTGCCCAGGATTTTTGCGATCTGGGCTGCGGCTTTGTTCTTCTCTGTGAATACAACTGTGGTCATTC
The sequence above is a segment of the ANME-2 cluster archaeon genome. Coding sequences within it:
- a CDS encoding type IA DNA topoisomerase, with the translated sequence MTTVVFTEKNKAAAQIAKILGSGSVNRISVEGVQVYDFKKNGRQWRVMGLAGHIMGYDYPEEYHNWHAVDPKVLL